From one Lotus japonicus ecotype B-129 chromosome 3, LjGifu_v1.2 genomic stretch:
- the LOC130749368 gene encoding uncharacterized protein LOC130749368 produces MEMESNAPAVAKRVWSMVRVVYFMLRKGILKGKLMMDLKNIMLKRRGKLAGKAIANLMFHHGASSAAASRPQFSASREYEFSCSNTPNYNFFSAGKRNRHNSHHNNHFFTCAHAPPTQDDEVVTANAVKAVLEMLNNETEVFYSPALPGFGPSPSPRKVRQLRVTDSPFPLREAEDEKDNQVDKAAEEFIKRFYKDLRKQD; encoded by the coding sequence ATGGAAATGGAAAGTAATGCACCAGCAGTAGCTAAAAGAGTATGGAGTATGGTACGTGTGGTTTACTTCATGTTGAGAAAAGGCATTTTAAAAGGCAAGCTCATGATGGATCTcaaaaatatcatgctcaaacgCCGCGGCAAGCTCGCCGGCAAAGCCATTGCCAACCTCATGTTCCACCACGGCGCCTCCTCCGCCGCCGCCTCACGCCCTCAATTCTCTGCCTCCAGGGAATATGAGTTCAGCTGCAGCAACACCCCCAACTACAACTTCTTCTCCGCGGGGAAGCGCAACCGCCACAACAGCCACCACAACAACCACTTCTTCACCTGTGCTCACGCGCCGCCCACTCAGGACGACGAGGTGGTGACTGCAAACGCTGTGAAGGCGGTGCTGGAGATGCTGAACAATGAAACAGAGGTGTTTTACTCCCCTGCTCTTCCTGGGTTCGGACCGAGCCCGAGCCCGAGGAAGGTGAGGCAGTTGAGGGTGACAGACTCGCCGTTTCCCCTGCGAGAGGCGGAGGATGAGAAGGACAACCAGGTGGACAAGGCGGCAGAGGAGTTCATAAAAAGGTTTTACAAGGATTTGAGGAAGCAGGATTGA
- the LOC130744171 gene encoding ABC transporter G family member 36, whose amino-acid sequence MEGDLSRSISRSLSRTSWRMEEVFASGRYSRRTSSVNEDEEALRWAAIEKLPTYDRLRTSILQTYAEGDPAQPDRLQHREVDVTKLDVNERQQFIDKIFRVAEEDNEKYLQKFRHRIDKVGIRLPAIEVRFQNLNVEADSYIGSRALPSLPNVALNIMESALGLCGISTAKKTKLTILKNVSGIIKPSRMTLLLGPPSSGKTTLLLALAGKLESDLRVTGEISYNGCKLNEFVPRKTSAYISQNDVHIGEMTVKETLDFSARCQGIGTRYDLLAELARREKEAGIFPEAELDLFMKATSMEGTESSLMTDYTLKILGLDICKDTMVGDEMQRGVSGGQKKRVTTGEMIVGPTKTLFMDEISTGLDSSTTYQIVKCFQQITHLTEATIFMSLLQPAPETFDLFDDIILISEGQIVYEGPRQHIVEFFESCGFKCPDRKGTADFLQEVTSRKDQEQYWANKHIPYRYVTVTEFANRFKQFHVGMQLQSELSVPFDKSSGHRAALVFNKYTVPTIGLLKACCDKEWLLIKRNSFVYIFKTVQICIMAFISATVFLRTEMNRRNEDDAALYIGAILFTILTNMFNGFSELPLTITRLPVFYKHRDHLFHPPWTYTLPNFLLRIPISMFESLVWTVITYYTIGFAPEASRFFKHMLVVFLIQQMAAGMFRVISGVSRTMIIANTGGALMLLLVFLLGGFLIPKRDIPNWWVWGYWVSPLSYAFNAFSVNEMFAPRWDKRSSSGLTSLGVAVLNNFDVFTEKNWYWIGTAALIGFIIFFNVLFTLALMYLNPIGNKQAIISEEEASEMEVGGDSKEEPRLVRKESNKEEPPRQLFSADGNTTREVAMQRMSSGGNSSGRGNADPVLESAVGVAPKRGMVLPFQPLAMSFDSVNYYVDMPAEMKEQGVTDNRLQLLREVTGAFRPGVLTALMGVSGAGKTTLMDVLAGRKTGGYIEGDVRISGFPKNQETFARISGYCEQTDIHSPQVTVRESLIYSAFLRLPREVTNDEKMKFVDEVMDLVELNNLKDAIVGLPGVTGLSTEQRKRLTIAVELVANPSIIFMDEPTSGLDARAAAIVMRTVRNTVDTGRTVVCTIHQPSIDIFEAFDELLLLKRGGQVIYSGPLGRNSHKIIEYYEAIPGVPKIKDKYNPATWMLEVTSIAAEVRLGMDFAEYYKSSSLHQRNKALVSELSTPPPEAKDLYFPTQFSQSTWGQLKSCIWKQWLTYWRSPDYNLVRYFFTLVAALMVGTVFWRVGKKRDSSANLNTVIGALYGSVFFVGVDNCQTVQPVVAIERTVFYRERAAGMYSALPYAIAQVLCEIPYVFFQTIYFALIVYAMVSFEWKVEKFFWFFFISFFSFLYFTYYGMMTVSITPNHMVASIFAAAFFGLFNLFSGFFIPKPKIPKWWVWYYWICPVAWTVYGLIVSQYRDITTGISVPGRSDQPALKDYIEDHYGFKSDFMGPVACVLVAFPVFFAFVFAFAIKVLNFQTR is encoded by the exons ATGGAAGGGGATTTGAGCAGAAGCATAAGCAGGAGTTTGAGCAGAACAAGTTGGAGAATGGAGGAAGTGTTTGCAAGTGGGAGGTATTCTAGAAGGACTTCAAGTGTTAATGAGGATGAAGAGGCTCTGAGGTGGGCTGCCATAGAGAAATTGCCAACATATGACAGGCTAAGAACAAGCATTCTCCAAACTTATGCAGAAGGTGATCCTGCTCAGCCAGACAGATTGCAACACAGGGAAGTTGATGTTACAAAGTTAGATGTTAATGAAAGGCAACAGTTCATTGACAAAATCTTCAGGGTTGCAGAAGAAGACAATGAAAAATACTTACAGAAGTTCAGACACAGAATTGATAA GGTTGGTATCCGATTGCCAGCAATTGAAGTGAGgtttcaaaatttgaatgttGAGGCTGATTCCTACATTGGTAGCAGAGCTCTGCCATCCCTACCCAATGTTGCATTGAACATTATGGAATCAGCTCTAGGCTTATGTGGGATTAGTACTGCAAAGAAGACAAAGCTCACAATTCTGAAAAATGTCTCTGGCATTATTAAACCTTCAAG GATGACCCTACTGCTAGGTCCCCCTTCTTCAGGAAAAACAACCCTTTTGTTGGCATTGGCTGGAAAATTAGAATCTGATTTGAGG GTAACAGGAGAAATATCTTACAACGGTTGCAAGCTCAATGAGTTTGTACCTAGAAAGACTTCGGCATACATTAGCCAAAATGATGTACATATTGGAGAAATGACTGTAAAAGAAACCTTGGATTTCTCAGCTAGATGCCAAGGAATTGGGACACGATATG ACCTATTAGCTGAGCTTGCACGAAGGGAAAAAGAAGCTGGTATATTTCCAGAGGCAGAACTTGACCTGTTCATGAAG GCTACTTCAATGGAAGGAACAGAAAGCAGTCTCATGACTGACTATACTCTGAAA ATATTGGGACTTGATATCTGCAAAGATACCATGGTGGGTGATGAAATGCAGAGAGGTGTGTCTGGTGGCCAAAAGAAGCGTGTAACCACAG GTGAGATGATTGTGGGGCCCACAAAAACACTATTCATGGATGAGATATCAACGGGTCTTGATAGCTCCACAACATATCAGATAGTGAAATGCTTCCAGCAGATTACACACCTCACTGAAGCAACCATCTTCATGTCCCTGCTTCAACCTGCTCCTGAGACCTTTGATCTCTTTGATGATATCATCTTAATATCAGAGGGTCAAATAGTTTATGAGGGCCCACGTCAGCACATTGTTGAGTTCTTTGAGTCCTGTGGATTCAAATGCCCTGACAGAAAAGGAACTGCAGATTTTTTGCAAGAG GTTACTTCAAGGAAAGACCAAGAGCAATACTGGGCAAACAAACACATACCATACCGTTATGTTACAGTGACTGAATTTGCAAACAGGTTCAAGCAGTTCCATGTTGGCATGCAGCTTCAGAGTGAGTTGTCTGTGCCATTTGATAAGTCATCGGGACACAGAGCAGCTCTTGTTTTCAATAAATACACAGTGCCCACAATAGGACTTCTGAAAGCATGTTGTGACAAGGAATGGTTACTAATCAAGAGGAACTCTTTTGTCTATATATTTAAGACAGTTCAGATATGCATTATGGCCTTTATATCTGCAACAGTGTTCCTTAGGACTGAAATGAATAGAAGGAATGAGGATGATGCAGCACTTTACATTGGTGCAATCTTGTTTACCATACTCACAAACATGTTCAATGGTTTCTCTGAGCTACCACTTACAATTACAAGGCTTCCTGTGTTCTACAAGCATAGAGACCATCTTTTCCATCCTCCTTGGACTTACACCCTCCCCAATTTTCTTCTAAGGATTCCCATTTCCATGTTTGAGTCTTTGGTTTGGACGGTTATTACATATTACACAATAGGATTTGCACCAGAAGCTAGCAG GTTCTTCAAGCACATGTTGGTGGTGTTTCTTATTCAACAAATGGCAGCTGGGATGTTTAGGGTCATATCTGGAGTTTCTAGGACAATGATTATTGCTAATACTGGTGGAGCTCTCATGCTTCTTCTTGTCTTTTTACTTGGAGGTTTCCTCATTCCTAAAC GTGACATTCCAAATTGGTGGGTGTGGGGCTATTGGGTTTCGCCACTGTCATATGCTTTCAATGCCTTTTCTGTGAATGAAATGTTTGCTCCAAGGTGGGACAAACGG TCTTCAAGTGGTTTAACCTCTTTGGGTGTAGCTGTATTAAATAACTTTGATGTTTTTACTGAAAAAAATTGGTACTGGATTGGTACAGCAGCTCTTATAGGTTTCATTATTTTCTTCAATGTTCTCTTCACCCTTGCACTCATGTACCTTAATC CTATTGGGAATAAACAAGCAATTATATCGGAAGAAGAAGCAAGTGAAATGGAAGTAGGAGGAGACTCCAAGGAAGAACCTAGACTTGTAAGGAAAGAGTCTAACAAAGAAGAACCACCTAGACAACTATTTTCTGCTGATGGAAACACCACAA GAGAAGTAGCAATGCAGAGAATGAGCAGTGGAGGTAACTCTAGTGGACGAGGAAATGCTGATCCAGTTCTTGAGTCAGCAGTAGGAGTTGCTCCAAAGAGAGGAATGGTTCTTCCATTTCAACCACTTGCAATGTCTTTTGATAGTGTTAATTACTATGTAGACATGCCTGCT GAAATGAAAGAGCAAGGAGTGACAGATAACAGGTTACAATTGCTTAGGGAAGTAACAGGTGCTTTTAGGCCTGGAGTTCTAACTGCTTTAATGGGAGTTAGTGGAGCTGGAAAGACAACTTTGATGGATGTTTTAGCAGGAAGAAAGACAGGTGGCTACATTGAAGGAGATGTTAGAATATCTGGGTTCCCCAAGAATCAAGAAACATTTGCAAGAATTTCTGGATACTGTGAACAAACTGATATCCATTCACCCCAAGTTACAGTCAGAGAATCTTTGATTTACTCTGCCTTCCTCCGGTTACCAAGAGAAGTCACCAATGATGAAAAGATG AAATTTGTGGATGAAGTAATGGATTTGGTGGAGCTGAATAATCTCAAGGATGCTATAGTTGGGCTTCCGGGGGTTACAGGATTGTCAACTGAACAAAGAAAGAGGCTGACAATCGCTGTGGAGCTTGTCGCGAATCCTTCAATCATTTTCATGGATGAACCAACTTCAGGCCTCGATGCAAGAGCAGCAGCCATTGTTATGAGGACAGTGAGAAACACTGTTGACACTGGAAGGACAGTTGTCTGCACAATTCACCAACCTAGTATTGATATCTTTGAAGCCTTTGATGAG CTGTTGCTGTTGAAGAGAGGAGGGCAAGTGATCTACTCAGGTCCATTAGGAAGGAATTCACACAAGATTATAGAATACTATGAG GCAATTCCAGGGGTTCCAAAAATCAAAGATAAGTACAACCCAGCTACATGGATGTTAGAGGTAACATCTATAGCCGCAGAAGTTCGGCTTGGAATGGACTTTGCTGAATACTACAAATCATCGTCTTTGCACCA GAGAAACAAAGCACTTGTAAGTGAGTTAAGTACACCTCCTCCTGAAGCAAAAGATCTATATTTCCCCACTCAATTCTCTCAATCCACTTGGGGACAGCTTAAATCCTGTATATGGAAGCAGTGGCTGACTTACTGGAGGAGTCCAGATTATAACCTTGTCAGATATTTTTTCACCTTGGTTGCAGCTCTCATGGTGGGGACAGTATTTTGGAGAGTAGGCAAAAAAAG GGATAGCTCAGCTAACCTTAACACAGTCATAGGAGCACTCTATGGTTCTGTCTTTTTTGTTGGTGTTGACAACTGCCAAACTGTTCAACCAGTAGTAGCCATTGAAAGAACAGTGTTCTATAGAGAAAGGGCTGCTGGAATGTATTCTGCTTTACCTTATGCCATTGCACAG GTTCTTTGTGAAATACCATATGTATTTTTTCAAACTATATATTTCGCGCTCATAGTGTATGCTATGGTGAGCTTTGAATGGAAAGTGGAGAAGTTCTTTTGGTTCTTCTTCATCAGCTTCTTCTCCTTTTTGTACTTCACATATTATGGGATGATGACTGTTTCCATTACACCAAATCACATGGTGGCATCAATCTTTGCAGCCGCATTCTTTGGACTCTTCAATCTTTTCTCAGGATTCTTTATCCCAAAACCA AAAATTCCTAAATGGTGGGTTTGGTATTATTGGATTTGCCCTGTAGCATGGACAGTGTATGGGTTAATTGTCTCACAATATAGAGATATAACAACAGGCATTAGTGTGCCTGGGAGGTCTGATCAACCTGCACTCAAAGACTACATTGAAGACCATTATGGATTCAAATCAGACTTCATGGGGCCAGTTGCTTGTGTTTTGGTCGCTTTCCCTGTCTTCTTtgcctttgtatttgctttcGCCATCAAAGTACTCAACTTCCAAacaagatag
- the LOC130744172 gene encoding 40S ribosomal protein S17-4-like — translation MGRVRTKTVKKSSRQVIERYYSRMTLDFHTNKKILEEVALIPSKRLRNKIAGFSTHLMKRIQKGPVRGISLKLQEEERERRMDFVPDESAIKTDHIAVDKETLEMLAALGMAEIPGVVQVDPVAVQQIPFTRGGGAGGGAGRRY, via the coding sequence ATGGGGCGCGTTCGCACGAAGACGGTGAAGAAATCCTCACGCCAAGTCATAGAGCGATACTACTCACGCATGACACTCGATTTCCACACCAACAAGAAGATCCTCGAAGAGGTGGCTCTCATCCCATCCAAGCGTCTCCGCAACAAGATCGCCGGATTCTCCACCCACCTCATGAAGCGCATCCAGAAGGGCCCTGTTCGTGGAATCTCGCTCAAGCTTCAGGAGGAGGAGCGTGAGCGCCGCATGGATTTCGTTCCTGATGAATCTGCTATCAAGACTGATCATATTGCTGTTGATAAGGAGACTCTTGAAATGCTTGCTGCTCTTGGGATGGCTGAGATTCCTGGTGTTGTTCAGGTTGATCCTGTTGCTGTTCAGCAGATTCCGTTCACCCGCGGCGGCGGCGCTGGTGGCGGCGCTGGCCGTAGGTATTAA